From the genome of Biomphalaria glabrata chromosome 17, xgBioGlab47.1, whole genome shotgun sequence, one region includes:
- the LOC106065689 gene encoding solute carrier organic anion transporter family member 2A1-like, with the protein MNRTEYNPVPDSRKDSSEDFRGGPKRDTLCGILSVTPEVIQPCANMSCFTAFYGMAALLTSTLSIYVNSQLTTLERQFGFTSKQTGLIMGANDIGFLICVLFVSYSSDRIHIPRSLGIATVLFGISGLLCSLPHFIFGAREHSGASAKVASNQSQQRSLMFGDLCDSSNISSAPCDTELQKSGAWVSEHVTTVSLAIIFIGMMLQGFGKAPRVSLVVTYVDNNTKRTNSGIFIGCIVTMGILGPPAAYTLGGLFSKMYVTLEATTLTPRHPKWIGAWWLGYVTFGVLALLISIPLFWFPRKLPQKHRTTPGDIETVTKDDFPISGLPVTSNATGDAKIESSELRTRSLIHHPQDRLRLKSLLHEIKGFLAALIRLWTNPIYVCLIMSSCFVLFSASAIGSFTPKYMERMFNLPAYKANYIMAGQSLSASCVGTILGGYLTKRLKMTAKRALVFSTVILFLSITCTVVAMFFQCEQPTVHNWPGSTESCYDDCHCEDNKYFAICGQDGKTYYSPCTAGCTSVNNGVYQNCTCIAGGTAVAGSCDYGCGQLYAYSIFAALRTVTGTLVIVPKIILMLRCVDDKDRGSALGLSAFMTSLFGWLLGPIFIGYVIDGFCTIWDVTCGKRGRCLLYDNDVFRVKLHGYSATSLACSFVVLLIACIYARCTGCLDEKGQKKKTTPITVPFI; encoded by the exons ATGAACCGAACGGAGTATAATCCAGTGCCCGATTCACGAAAAGATTCGAGCGAGGACTTCCGAGGTGGCCCAAAGAGGGACACGCTTTGTGGGATTCTGTCAGTGACACCAGAGGTCATCCAGCCTTGTGCCAATATGAGTTGCTTCACTGCTTTCTATGGCATGGCAGCTCTGTTGACCTCCACACTCTCCATCTATGTAAACTCACAG TTGACCACACTAGAGAGGCAATTTGGCTTTACCTCCAAACAAACAGGACTCATTATGGGGGCCAACGACATCGGCTTTTTGATCTGTGTTCTCTTCGTCAGCTACTCCTCTGACAGAATCCACATTCCAAGGTCGTTGG GTATTGCTACAGTTTTATTTGGAATCTCAGGATTACTTTGCTCACTGCCACACTTCATATTCGGAGCTCGGGAACATTCGGGAGCTTCCGCCAAAGTAGCATCTAACCAATCTCAGCAGAGATCGTTGATGTTTGGAGACCTCTGTGACAGCAGCAACATCTCTTCGGCACCTTGTGACACAGAGCTTCAGAAATCTGGCGCGTGGGTCTCCGAGCACGTGACTACGGTTTCCCTTGCGATCATTTTCATAGGCATGATGCTGCAGGGTTTCGGCAAGGCTCCGAGAGTTTCCCTCGTGGTTACCTACGTTGACAACAACACCAAGAGAACCAACTCTGGGATTTTCATAG GATGCATCGTTACGATGGGAATCCTGGGACCACCCGCGGCCTACACTTTGGGAGGACTCTTTAGTAAGATGTATGTCACCTTGGAAG caaCAACCTTGACCCCCAGACACCCGAAGTGGATTGGCGCTTGGTGGTTAGGTTATGTGACTTTTGGAGTCTTGGCCCTCCTAATATCGATACCGCTCTTCTGGTTCCCACGAAAACTTCCGCAGAAACACAGAACGACACCTGGCGACATAGAAACAGTTACAAAAGA CGATTTCCCCATCTCTGGACTTCCGGTGACTTCTAACGCGACTGGTGACGCTAAGATTGAATCTTCGGAATTGCGTACTAGAAGTTTGATTCATCATCCTCAAGACAGACTCCGTCTGAAGTCCCTGCTACATGAAATCAAAG GTTTCCTGGCAGCGCTAATAAGGCTATGGACCAACCCTATCTACGTATGTTTGATCATGTCCTCCTGTTTTGTCCTGTTTTCAGCCAGCGCTATTGGGTCCTTCACACCAAAATATATGGAGAGAATGTTCAACTTGCCCGCGTACAAAGCCAACTACATCATGG CTGGCCAGTCGCTTAGCGCTTCCTGTGTTGGAACAATTCTTGGCGGTTACCTGACGAAAAGATTAAAGATGACGGCGAAAAGGgctttggtgttttctactgtGATCCTTTTCCTGTCCATTACTTGCACTGTAGTAGCCATGTTCTTTCAATGCGAGCAGCCGACAGTACACAACTGGCCAGG GTCAACAGAATCCTGTTACGATGACTGCCATTGTGAAGATAACAAATACTTCGCCATTTGTGGGCAAGACGGAAAGACTTACTACTCACCTTGTACAGCTGGCTGCACCAGTGTTAACAATGGC GTATACCAAAACTGCACTTGCATCGCTGGAGGAACAGCTGTGGCTGGCTCCTGTGACTATGGGTGCGGTCAGTTGTATGCGTACTCGATATTTGCAGCACTCCGCACAGTCACAGGCACGTTGGTGATAGTACCGAAAATTATTCTAATGCTCAG ATGTGTGGATGACAAAGACAGGGGGTCGGCCTTAGGTCTCTCGGCTTTCATGACGTCATTGTTCG GTTGGCTTTTGGGACCAATTTTTATTGGTTACGTCATTGATGGCTTTTGCACCATTTGGGACGTGACGTGCGGCAAGAGAGGGCGCTGCCTTCTGTATGACAATGACGTCTTCCGGGTCAAGTTGCACGGCTACAGCGCCACCTCTTTGGCCTGCTCGTTTGTGGTTCTTCTCATTGCCTGCATATATGCCAGGTGCACTGGCTGTCTGGACGAGAAAGGCCAAAAGAAAAAGACTACTCCAATAACGGTCCCATTTATTTGA